The following coding sequences are from one Alosa alosa isolate M-15738 ecotype Scorff River chromosome 3, AALO_Geno_1.1, whole genome shotgun sequence window:
- the LOC125291594 gene encoding complement C1q-like protein 2, protein MRVVITLLVLLFSMCGAQTQSTQTEVQTESQSTGAAAAVVTTQLDVSAELRELRDTNELYTVGAENNAQKTELAVMRERLVASETKVDALERGNAAQHTDLTTMKTEVENLKMETAAQETELTAVKTRLTATETDVVNLEKKITEQPKVAFSAGLTDSGFIESGNTDLNLVFTKVITNVGQAYSSTTCFFTAPVRGVYYFRFTVMDDIVSRYMHIKMLKNGEQIMELYEYDTDGRPSYLSSGVTLQLEVGDVVNMRLPAGHRLYDDNANNHNIFSGFLLFPL, encoded by the exons ATGAGGGTCGTCATCacactgctggtgctgctgttctCCATGTGTGGAGCTCAGACTCAGAGCACCCAGACTGAAGTTCAGACAGAGAGCCAGAGCactggggctgctgctgctgtggtcaCTACCCAGCTGGACGTCTCTGCTGAGCTCAGGGAACTCAGAGATACC AACGAGCTGTACACAGTGGGGGCTGAGAACAATGCTCAGAAGACAGAGCTGGCCGTCATGAGAGAAAGACTGGTGGCCAGTGAGACTAAAGTGGACGCTCTGGAAAGAGGGAATGCAGCTCAACACACAGACCTGACCACTATGAAGACAGAGGTGGAGAATCTGAAGATGGAAACTGCAGCACAAGAGACAGAGCTGACAGCAGTGAAGACCAGACTGACAGCTACTGAGACTGATGTAGTGAATCTGGAGAAAAAGATCACAGAGCAACCCAAGGTGGCATTCTCAGCAGGTCTGACTGACTCAGGATTCATAGAGTCTGGGAATACTGACTTGAACTTGGTCTTCACTAAAGTCATCACCAATGTTGGACAGGCCTACAGCAGCACAACATGCTTCTTCACAGCTCCAGTCAGGGGAGTCTACTACTTCAGATTCACTGTCATGGATGACATAGTCTCACGCTATATGCATATCAAAATGTTAAAGAATGGAGAGCAGATCATGGAGTTATATGAGTATGATACAGATGGACGTCCCTCCTATCTGTCCAGTGGTGTGACTCTGCAGCTGGAGGTGGGAGATGTAGTTAACATGCGACTCCCTGCAGGCCACAGGCTCTATGATGATAATGCTAATAATCACAACATATTCAGTGGCTTCCTGCTGTTTCCTCTCTGA
- the LOC125292399 gene encoding cerebellin-3-like yields the protein MRATISLLVLLFFMCEVQTESQSTGTAAAAAVTIQLDVSAELRELRDMVVELRTTLSFTQNELQNTKSLQTEVAVLKARLTATETEVLNLRKETAAQEAVLTAVKTRPVEKEITEQPKVAFSAALGQGYIESGKTELNLVFTKVITNVGEAYSSMTGFFTAPVRGVYYFRFTVMDTPSANHLYIKMCKNGERIMWLTEYDAHGTRTYVSGGLTLQLEVGDVVNMRLPAGYRLYDNVDNHSTFSGFLIFPL from the coding sequence ATGAGGGCTACAATCtcactgctggtgctgctgttctTCATGTGTGAAGTTCAGACAGAGAGCCAGAGCACtgggactgctgctgctgctgcggtcaCTATCCAGCTGGACGTCTCTGCTGAGCTCAGGGAACTCAGAGACATGGTGGTGGAGCTGAGAACGACTTTGAGTTTCACCCAGAATGAGCTTCAGAACACCAAATCTCTACAAACAGAGGTGGCCGTGCTGAAGGCCAGACTGACTGCTACTGAAACTGAAGTGCTGAATCTGAGGAAGGAAACTGCAGCACAAGAGGCAGTGCTGACAGCAGTAAAGACCAGACCAGTGGAGAAAGAGATCACAGAGCAACCCAAGGTGGCATTCTCAGCAGCTCTGGGTCAAGGATACATCGAGTCTGGGAAAACTGAGCTGAACTTGGTCTTCACTAAAGTCATCACCAATGTCGGAGAGGCCTACAGCAGCATGACAGGCTTCTTCACAGCTCCAGTCAGGGGAGTCTACTACTTCAGATTCACTGTCATGGATACACCATCCGCAAACCATTTGTACATCAAGATGTGTAAGAATGGAGAGCGGATCATGTGGTTAACAGAGTATGATGCACATGGAACCCGCACCTATGTGTCCGGTGGTTTAACTCTGCAGCTGGAGGTGGGAGATGTAGTTAACATGCGACTCCCTGCAGGCTACAGGCTCTATGATAATGTTGATAATCACAGCACCTTCAGTGGCTTTCTGATCTTTCCTCTCTGA